The following coding sequences lie in one bacterium genomic window:
- a CDS encoding sigma-70 family RNA polymerase sigma factor, which produces MDGELDKELNEPNSPESKILDEEESELVRRAQGGDDTAFGELVRRYQRRIYSLAYGMIGNHADADDLVQEIFIKAYQAIGRFKFRSRFYTWIYRIGVNTILTRRKQWARHRHEELRTELAEPGESPYLSGSLKVDAPDRAYARQELDRTLQAALNSLTGKHRAVVVMHDIEGMKLKEVARVLGISPGTARSRLHYAHRYLREQLKGTLE; this is translated from the coding sequence GTGGACGGCGAATTGGACAAGGAATTGAACGAACCTAACTCTCCGGAGTCTAAGATATTAGACGAGGAAGAGTCCGAACTTGTCCGCCGCGCGCAGGGCGGCGACGATACGGCGTTCGGGGAATTGGTGCGGCGTTACCAGCGCCGGATCTATTCTCTGGCCTATGGAATGATCGGGAACCACGCCGATGCCGACGACCTGGTGCAGGAAATATTCATCAAGGCCTACCAGGCAATCGGGCGGTTCAAATTCAGGTCCAGGTTCTACACCTGGATCTACCGGATCGGAGTGAACACGATCCTGACCAGGAGGAAGCAGTGGGCGCGCCACCGCCACGAGGAACTGAGGACGGAGCTGGCGGAGCCGGGGGAGAGCCCCTACCTGTCCGGAAGCCTGAAGGTGGACGCCCCCGACCGGGCCTACGCCCGCCAGGAGCTGGACCGGACCCTGCAGGCGGCCTTGAATTCGCTGACGGGAAAACACCGGGCGGTGGTGGTCATGCATGACATCGAGGGGATGAAGCTCAAGGAAGTCGCGCGCGTCCTGGGCATATCCCCGGGCACGGCCCGTTCCCGCCTCCATTACGCCCACCGGTATCTGCGCGAACAGTTGAAAGGAACATTGGAGTAA
- a CDS encoding VWA domain-containing protein produces MNGFEFVNPVWLWLLALLPLYWLFLLWGRRGRAVRFSDAAAPARLPRTLRLRLRRLPAVFMTVALALLVAAMARPRRGLTETKIRTEGVDIVIALDDSGSMEAADFSAGGKPVSRLDISKRVIENFIAGRDEDQIGLVVFGTYAFTQCPLTVDYGVLERLLDRVRLGMLDGNRTAIGSALAVSLNRLRESKAKSRIVILLTDGNNNTGKIAPETAAEMARTLGVKIYTIGVGSTTPVQYRKGFNIYTIEPLNDAPLKQIAETTGGKYFRATDSRALEEIFKSIDQLERTPSEAVVYTQYRELFPLLSILALGLILLGTLLEWTSFRRLP; encoded by the coding sequence GTGAACGGTTTCGAATTCGTCAACCCCGTCTGGCTCTGGCTGCTGGCCCTGCTCCCCCTTTACTGGCTTTTTCTCCTCTGGGGGCGCCGGGGTCGGGCGGTCAGATTTTCGGACGCCGCGGCCCCCGCCCGTCTCCCGCGCACGCTGCGCCTGAGGCTCCGCCGTCTCCCCGCCGTCTTCATGACCGTCGCCCTGGCGCTGCTGGTCGCGGCCATGGCCCGTCCCCGCCGGGGCCTGACCGAAACCAAGATCAGAACCGAGGGGGTCGACATCGTCATCGCCCTCGACGATTCCGGGAGCATGGAAGCCGCGGACTTCAGCGCCGGAGGCAAGCCCGTCTCCCGCCTGGACATCTCCAAACGCGTCATCGAGAATTTCATCGCCGGCCGGGACGAAGACCAGATCGGGTTGGTGGTCTTCGGCACCTATGCCTTCACCCAGTGCCCGCTGACCGTCGATTACGGAGTGCTGGAAAGGCTTCTGGACCGGGTGCGACTGGGGATGCTCGACGGCAACCGCACCGCCATCGGTTCCGCCCTGGCCGTCTCTCTCAACCGCCTGCGGGAATCGAAAGCCAAGAGCAGGATCGTCATACTCCTGACCGACGGGAACAACAACACCGGGAAAATAGCCCCGGAGACCGCCGCGGAAATGGCCCGCACCCTCGGGGTGAAAATTTACACCATAGGGGTCGGAAGCACGACCCCGGTCCAGTACCGCAAGGGGTTCAACATCTACACCATCGAACCCCTCAACGACGCCCCCCTCAAACAGATCGCCGAGACCACCGGCGGCAAGTATTTCCGCGCCACCGACAGCCGGGCCCTGGAGGAAATTTTCAAGTCGATCGACCAGTTGGAGCGAACCCCGTCCGAGGCGGTCGTCTACACCCAGTACCGGGAACTCTTCCCTCTCCTGTCGATCCTGGCTCTCGGCCTGATCCTGCTGGGGACGCTCCTGGAATGGACGAGCTTCAGGAGGCTGCCGTGA
- a CDS encoding zf-HC2 domain-containing protein: MRCRACRRMIEPYLDGDLSPSSAESVGTHLSGCPECAREAGAAERVRGLLARSRPPLPPEGYFVSLWPRLRERLPRGTAVERPRFAPVRRPVVALAAASLLLAVMVYYFSPGAGIGSFPGAPASEIPAAYVIARPDGDGSAELERDYVLALPASEPAGNFVLARATSGAGAEYW; encoded by the coding sequence ATGAGATGCCGCGCCTGCCGCAGGATGATCGAACCGTACCTGGACGGAGACCTCTCCCCGTCGTCGGCCGAGTCCGTCGGAACCCATCTTTCGGGCTGCCCGGAGTGCGCCCGGGAGGCGGGGGCCGCCGAACGGGTCCGCGGGCTCCTGGCCCGATCCCGGCCCCCGCTGCCGCCGGAGGGGTACTTCGTTTCGCTCTGGCCCCGTCTCCGGGAAAGACTGCCCCGGGGGACGGCCGTCGAGCGCCCCCGCTTCGCCCCGGTGCGGAGGCCGGTGGTCGCCCTGGCCGCGGCCTCGCTGCTGCTGGCGGTCATGGTCTATTACTTTTCCCCGGGAGCGGGGATCGGCTCCTTCCCCGGCGCTCCCGCCAGCGAGATCCCGGCGGCGTACGTCATCGCCCGCCCCGACGGCGACGGCAGCGCGGAGCTGGAACGTGATTACGTCCTCGCCCTCCCGGCTTCGGAACCGGCGGGGAATTTCGTTCTGGCCCGGGCGACCAGCGGCGCGGGCGCCGAATACTGGTGA
- a CDS encoding DUF58 domain-containing protein, translating to MIPKEIFKKIRRIQITTGRLVSDVFAGEYHSVFKGRGMEFDEVREYQPGDQERDIDWNVTARMGRPFVKKFVEERELTVMLLVDASGSSRFGTRSRFKSELAAEVCAVLAFSAIKNKDRVGLIVFTDRVEKFVPPAKGSRHVLRVIREVLYFRPRGTGTDIALALDYLNRVTRRQTVSFLISDFKASGYRQALRVAARRHDLVAMMIRDPREEELPAVGLLSLRDAETGEEVTVDTLDRASRDEYRRLAREEEEAVLADFRESSVDYVRLSTDRPYESVLLAFFRRRERRSRR from the coding sequence ATGATCCCGAAAGAGATATTCAAGAAGATCCGCAGGATACAGATCACCACCGGAAGGCTGGTCAGCGACGTCTTCGCCGGCGAGTACCACTCGGTCTTCAAGGGCCGGGGGATGGAGTTCGACGAGGTTCGGGAGTATCAGCCGGGAGATCAGGAACGGGACATCGATTGGAACGTCACCGCCCGGATGGGCCGGCCCTTCGTGAAAAAGTTCGTGGAGGAGCGGGAACTGACGGTGATGCTCCTGGTCGACGCCAGCGGTTCCAGCCGGTTCGGGACCCGGAGCCGGTTCAAAAGCGAGCTGGCCGCGGAGGTCTGCGCCGTCCTGGCTTTCTCCGCCATCAAGAACAAGGACCGCGTCGGTCTGATCGTTTTCACCGACCGGGTGGAGAAGTTCGTGCCCCCCGCCAAAGGGAGCCGGCACGTCCTGCGGGTCATCCGCGAGGTCCTCTATTTCCGGCCCCGGGGGACGGGCACCGATATCGCCCTGGCCCTGGATTATCTCAACCGGGTCACCCGCCGCCAGACCGTCTCGTTCTTGATTTCGGATTTCAAGGCTTCGGGCTACCGGCAGGCGCTTCGGGTCGCCGCCCGCCGCCACGACCTGGTGGCGATGATGATCAGGGACCCCCGGGAGGAAGAACTCCCCGCGGTGGGTCTGCTCTCGCTCCGTGACGCCGAAACCGGCGAGGAGGTCACGGTCGACACGCTCGACCGCGCTTCCCGCGACGAGTACCGGCGCCTGGCCCGGGAAGAGGAGGAGGCGGTTTTGGCCGATTTCCGGGAAAGCTCCGTCGATTACGTCAGGCTCTCCACCGACCGGCCCTACGAGTCCGTGCTCCTGGCTTTCTTCCGCCGGAGGGAGCGGAGGTCGAGACGGTGA
- a CDS encoding prephenate dehydratase domain-containing protein, whose translation MRTAIQGIEGSYHDLAARKIFGEEAEILPCETFGDVFRAVQEGGAERGVVAIENTVAGSLLPNYTRLRESGLAIRGEVYLQIRHCLIALPGESLETVREVRSHPMALAQCRSFLDERPDWRLVETSDTASSVRFIHDRRLQGVAAIASRHAAQRYGMEIVRTGIETHHENYTRFLVVASGSTPEPEDANKASLCFTLPHRQGSLSQALSIIAFYGFNLSKIQSLPIVGLPWQYLFYIDVEYDDRPLFGQGLDALRPLTRTLKILGMYPRSEKIIESEPEE comes from the coding sequence ATGCGAACGGCTATTCAAGGCATCGAGGGCTCGTACCACGACCTGGCGGCCCGGAAGATATTCGGAGAAGAAGCGGAGATCCTTCCCTGCGAGACGTTCGGGGACGTCTTCCGGGCGGTCCAGGAGGGCGGGGCCGAGCGCGGCGTGGTCGCCATCGAGAACACCGTGGCCGGGAGCCTCCTGCCCAACTACACCCGGCTGCGGGAGTCGGGGCTGGCCATCCGGGGCGAGGTCTACCTCCAGATCCGCCACTGCCTGATCGCCCTTCCGGGCGAATCCCTGGAAACGGTCCGGGAAGTGCGCTCCCACCCCATGGCCCTGGCCCAGTGCCGCTCGTTTCTGGACGAGCGGCCCGACTGGAGGCTGGTCGAAACTTCGGACACCGCTTCCAGCGTGCGCTTCATCCACGACCGGCGGCTCCAGGGAGTCGCGGCCATCGCCAGCCGCCACGCCGCCCAGCGCTACGGGATGGAGATCGTCCGCACCGGGATCGAAACCCACCATGAAAACTACACCCGGTTTCTGGTCGTCGCTTCCGGCTCGACCCCGGAACCGGAAGACGCGAACAAGGCCTCCCTCTGCTTCACCCTTCCCCACCGGCAGGGCAGTCTCTCCCAGGCGCTTTCCATCATCGCTTTTTACGGATTCAATCTTTCCAAGATCCAATCGCTGCCGATCGTGGGGCTCCCGTGGCAGTATCTTTTCTACATCGACGTCGAATACGACGACCGGCCTCTTTTCGGGCAGGGGCTCGACGCCCTCCGTCCCCTGACCCGGACTTTGAAGATACTGGGGATGTATCCCCGGTCGGAGAAAATCATCGAATCCGAACCAGAGGAATGA
- a CDS encoding AAA family ATPase: MNPEIQEINEQVREASSFIAPLRSEMGKVIVGQQYLIDRLLIGLLANGHILIEGVPGLAKSLSVQVLARAIDTSFQRIQFTPDLLPADLIGTRIYSPKSGEFSTRKGPIFSNLILADEINRAPAKVQSALLEAMQERQVTIGVETFPLAEPFMVLATQNPIEQEGTYPLPEAQVDRFMFKLVISYPDKKEEREIMERMAVTDYELSVAAVVEPETVLAARRVLDRIYVDDKVKSYILDIVFATRAPSDYGLDIGDYIRYGASPRATIALTVAARAHAFIQGRGYVTPQDVKTVGMDVLRHRVIVTYEAEAEELASEDVIRKVFDHIEVP; encoded by the coding sequence ATGAATCCGGAAATTCAGGAAATCAACGAGCAGGTGCGGGAAGCCAGCAGTTTCATCGCTCCCCTCAGGTCGGAGATGGGAAAGGTCATCGTCGGGCAGCAGTATCTGATAGACCGCCTTCTCATCGGGCTCCTCGCCAACGGCCATATCCTCATCGAAGGCGTCCCCGGCCTGGCCAAAAGTCTCTCGGTACAGGTATTGGCCCGGGCCATCGACACCTCGTTCCAGAGAATCCAGTTCACCCCCGATCTCCTGCCCGCCGACCTGATCGGGACCAGGATCTACAGCCCCAAATCCGGGGAGTTCTCCACCCGCAAGGGCCCTATCTTCTCCAACCTGATCCTGGCCGACGAAATCAACCGGGCTCCGGCCAAGGTCCAGTCCGCGCTCCTGGAGGCCATGCAGGAGCGGCAGGTGACCATCGGGGTCGAGACCTTCCCCCTGGCGGAGCCTTTCATGGTCCTGGCCACGCAGAACCCGATCGAACAGGAAGGCACCTATCCCCTCCCCGAAGCCCAGGTCGACCGGTTCATGTTCAAGCTGGTGATCTCCTATCCCGACAAGAAGGAGGAACGGGAGATCATGGAGAGGATGGCCGTCACCGATTACGAACTCTCCGTCGCGGCGGTGGTGGAGCCGGAGACGGTTCTGGCGGCCCGCAGGGTTCTCGACCGGATTTATGTCGACGACAAGGTCAAGTCCTACATTCTCGACATCGTTTTCGCAACCCGAGCGCCCTCCGACTACGGTCTGGATATCGGGGACTATATCCGCTACGGGGCTTCTCCCCGGGCCACCATCGCTCTCACCGTGGCGGCGCGGGCGCACGCCTTTATCCAGGGGAGGGGATACGTCACCCCCCAGGACGTCAAGACCGTGGGCATGGACGTGCTCCGCCACCGCGTGATCGTCACCTACGAAGCCGAAGCCGAGGAGCTGGCATCGGAGGACGTGATCAGGAAGGTGTTCGACCATATCGAGGTTCCCTGA
- a CDS encoding trypsin-like peptidase domain-containing protein, translating into MKRTILLTAAALGCAGPAGAGPVLQSLEREISEIVDRAAPAVVSVRTEPIPCHPFALIPEEEMPSWVKEVLQSRLAAPKRSTGTGFFIDPAGEILTTEDVIRGARDVEVVTGEGTVLPARVVGGDRDFNIALLAVDGPGPYPCLELGDSDRLRPGCWALTVGNPFGLTGSPAWGIVSGLKRSGLGTALYEELIQVTAPVNPGDSGGPLLDSGGKAVGVVTATLAGYREMELDWPFLRRYHDSLPGASPESFLRTSQAQGIGFAIPINLAREVLERIRQGPREGRGWLGIRLIDGPAGVEIADVIEGSPAGRAGLRPGDRLVSFQGRPVSTSLELKKELICSRVGEEVSGQVVRGEAPVAFRVRLAAPAPDREAR; encoded by the coding sequence ATGAAACGAACGATCCTCTTGACCGCCGCCGCGCTCGGCTGCGCCGGTCCGGCCGGGGCCGGACCGGTCCTGCAGTCGTTGGAACGGGAAATCTCCGAGATCGTCGACCGGGCGGCGCCCGCGGTCGTCAGCGTCAGGACGGAGCCCATCCCCTGTCACCCCTTCGCCCTGATCCCGGAGGAAGAGATGCCCTCCTGGGTCAAGGAGGTGCTGCAAAGCCGTCTGGCCGCGCCCAAGCGCAGCACCGGGACCGGGTTCTTCATCGACCCCGCGGGGGAGATCCTGACCACGGAAGACGTGATCAGGGGGGCCCGCGACGTCGAGGTCGTCACCGGGGAAGGGACGGTTCTGCCGGCGCGGGTCGTGGGGGGGGACCGGGACTTCAACATCGCCCTGCTGGCGGTCGACGGGCCGGGCCCGTACCCCTGTCTGGAACTGGGCGATTCCGACCGCCTCCGTCCCGGGTGCTGGGCCCTGACCGTAGGCAACCCCTTCGGGCTGACCGGCAGCCCCGCCTGGGGAATCGTCAGCGGCCTCAAGCGCAGCGGGCTGGGGACGGCCCTGTACGAGGAACTGATCCAGGTGACCGCCCCGGTCAACCCCGGGGACAGCGGCGGACCCCTTCTCGACAGCGGGGGAAAAGCGGTGGGGGTGGTGACGGCCACCCTGGCCGGATACCGGGAGATGGAGCTGGACTGGCCCTTCCTGCGCCGGTACCACGACTCCCTCCCGGGGGCGTCGCCGGAATCGTTCCTGCGGACGAGCCAGGCGCAGGGGATCGGTTTCGCCATCCCCATCAACCTGGCCCGGGAAGTGCTGGAGCGGATCCGCCAGGGACCGCGGGAGGGAAGGGGCTGGTTGGGAATCAGGCTGATCGACGGTCCCGCCGGGGTCGAAATCGCCGACGTGATCGAAGGCAGCCCGGCCGGCCGAGCCGGACTGCGCCCCGGCGACCGCCTCGTCTCTTTTCAGGGCCGTCCGGTCTCCACCTCCCTGGAGTTGAAGAAGGAACTCATCTGCTCCCGCGTCGGGGAGGAGGTGTCCGGGCAGGTCGTCCGCGGAGAAGCGCCCGTCGCCTTCAGGGTGCGGTTGGCCGCGCCCGCCCCGGACCGGGAGGCCCGTTGA